Proteins from a genomic interval of Leucoraja erinacea ecotype New England unplaced genomic scaffold, Leri_hhj_1 Leri_1412S, whole genome shotgun sequence:
- the LOC129715800 gene encoding zinc finger protein 391-like yields MAGHNKKKRYECDVCGMACPCPSKLETHQRMHTGERPFDCSECEKSFKTANVLAGHRRVHTGEKPYDCSTCGKSFTGLSGLCQHRQVHSSERPFTCSDCGKGFKSSKDLKEHRRLHTGERPYTCSECGKGFTHSSNLLVHQRTHTGERPYTCAQCGKGFARSSSLLEHQRTHTGERPYTCAHCGRGFTHSKSLLTHQRTHTGERPYTCAQCGKGFTRSSHLLMHQRTHTGERPHTCAQCGKGFTRSSHLLMHQRTHTGERPYTCAQCGKGFTRSSSLLEHQRTHTGERPYTCAHCGKGFTHSKQPADAPAHPHRRAPLHLCPVRQGLHQLQQPAEAPALPHRRAPLHLCPVRQGLHPIQHPAGAPAHPHRRAPLHLYPVWQGLHSVQHPAGAPAHPHRRVSLNLRPVRQGLLQLLQAAVPRAGARRRQSRPQPGVWRALCHGLARPVSPACAHQWPALRLPVLW; encoded by the coding sequence ATGGCGGGGCACAACAAgaagaagcgttatgagtgtgacGTGTGTGGCATGGCCTGCCCGTGCCCGAGCAAGCTGGAGACCCACCAGCggatgcacacgggagaacgccccttcgactgctcaGAGTGTGAAAAGAGTTTCAAGACGGCCAATGTCCTGGCGGGCCACCGGCGGgttcacacgggcgagaagccctatgactgctccacctgcggcaagagctttaccGGGTTGTCGGGGCTGTGCCAGCACCGgcaggtgcacagcagtgagcggcccttcacctgctccgactgcggcaaaggcttcaagtcgtccaagGACCTGAAGGagcacaggcgcctgcacaccggggagcggccctacacctgcagcgagtgcggcaagggctttacccactccagcaacctgctggtgcaccagcgcacccacaccggcgagcgcccctacacctgtgcccagtgcggcaagggctttgcccgctccagcagcctgctggaacaccagcgcacccacaccggcgagcgcccctacacctgtgcccactGCGGCAGGGGCTTTACCCACTCCAAGAGCCTGCTgacgcaccagcgcacccacaccggcgagcgcccctacacctgtgcccagtgcggcaagggcttcacccgctccagccacctgctgatgcaccagcgcacccacaccggcgagcgcccccacacctgtgcccagtgcggcaagggcttcacccgctccagccacctgctgatgcaccagcgcacacacaccggcgagcgcccctacacctgtgcccagtgcggcaagggcttcacccgctccagcagcctgctggagcaccagcgcacccacaccggcgagcgcccctacacctgtgcccactgcggcaagggcttcacccactccaagCAGCCTGCTgacgcaccagcgcacccacaccggcgagcgcccctacacctgtgcccagtgcggcaagggcttcaccagctccagcagcctgctgaagcaccagcactcccacaccggcgagcgcccctacacctgtgtccagtgcggcaagggcttcacccaatcCAGcaccctgctggtgcaccagcacacccacaccggcgagcgcccctacatttgtacccagtgtggcaagggcttcactcaGTCCAGcaccctgctggagcaccagcgcacccacaccggcgagtgtCCCtaaacctgcgcccagtgcggcaagggcttctccAACTCCTCCAGGCTGCTGTCCCACGagcgggtgcacgccggcgacagtcccgtccccagcccggtgtgtggagagcgctttgccatggcctcgcacgccctgtctcaccagcatgtgcacaccagtggcccgccctacgactgcccgtactgtggtga